In one Fodinicola acaciae genomic region, the following are encoded:
- a CDS encoding ABC transporter ATP-binding protein: MESILDISGLSVSYGPVDALDDLSLSVSQGEIVALVGESGSGKSTAALASLGLLPESATIRGDITLAGEKVVGASLGTLRRLRGHGAGMIFQEPTRALNPLLRVGFQLAEAIRNHDPRPKRHRHYRDQCVELLTRVGVPEPADRLRQYPHQLSGGLAQRVMIAIAIAARPRLIIADEPTTALDVTVQQQILDLLRDIRETEGTGILLITHNMGVVADIADRVVVLRNGKLVEEAATEPLFGEPAADYTRQLLSAVPRLGETADRPVVEPASGEPVVSLSDVVVEFGSRRAVDAVSLAVRPGEILGLIGESGSGKTTIGNCVLGLVRPTSGTVEVFGGQLRGRARELRRQIGAVFQDPASSLDPRMTVARTIAEPLVIHTSESQAERMRRVRELLDAVELPESVLRRYGHELSGGQRQRVSLARALVLRPRLLIADEPTSALDVSVQAAVLDVLAKLHDELSFACLFISHDLAVVDRICDRVAVLRAGKLVEQGPGGNVLSSPEHPYTRALLLSSPVPDPAAQRERRRRRLAESTPAA; this comes from the coding sequence ATGGAATCCATTCTCGACATCTCCGGGCTGTCGGTGTCGTACGGTCCGGTCGACGCGCTCGACGATCTGTCGCTTTCCGTTAGTCAGGGCGAAATCGTGGCGCTCGTCGGCGAGTCCGGCTCAGGTAAGAGCACGGCGGCGCTGGCGAGTCTCGGCTTGCTGCCGGAGTCGGCGACGATCAGGGGCGACATCACGTTGGCCGGCGAAAAGGTGGTCGGCGCGAGTCTGGGCACGTTGCGACGGCTGCGTGGTCACGGTGCCGGCATGATCTTTCAGGAGCCCACGCGGGCGCTGAATCCGTTGCTGCGCGTCGGTTTCCAGCTGGCCGAGGCGATTCGTAACCACGATCCGCGGCCGAAGCGGCACCGGCATTATCGCGACCAATGTGTCGAGCTGCTCACTCGTGTCGGAGTGCCGGAGCCGGCCGACCGGCTGCGGCAGTATCCGCACCAGCTGTCCGGCGGACTCGCGCAGCGAGTCATGATCGCGATCGCCATCGCCGCTCGTCCACGGCTCATCATCGCCGACGAGCCGACGACCGCGCTCGACGTCACCGTGCAACAGCAGATTTTGGACCTGTTGCGGGACATCCGTGAGACCGAGGGCACCGGCATCCTGCTGATCACGCACAACATGGGGGTCGTCGCCGACATCGCCGATCGCGTTGTCGTCCTGCGTAACGGAAAGCTCGTGGAGGAGGCAGCGACCGAGCCGTTGTTTGGTGAACCCGCGGCCGACTACACCAGGCAGTTGTTGTCCGCTGTGCCGAGACTCGGCGAGACTGCCGATCGGCCGGTTGTCGAACCTGCCAGCGGTGAGCCGGTGGTCAGTCTTTCCGACGTGGTGGTGGAATTCGGGTCGCGGCGAGCCGTCGACGCCGTGTCGCTCGCCGTACGCCCCGGCGAGATCCTCGGCCTGATCGGCGAGTCCGGGTCAGGCAAGACGACGATCGGCAACTGCGTTCTCGGCCTGGTGCGGCCGACATCCGGCACGGTCGAGGTGTTTGGTGGGCAGCTGCGCGGCCGTGCCAGGGAACTGCGACGCCAGATCGGCGCGGTGTTTCAGGATCCGGCGTCCTCGCTGGACCCGCGGATGACGGTCGCGCGGACCATCGCCGAACCGCTTGTCATCCATACGAGCGAAAGCCAGGCCGAGCGAATGCGACGCGTACGCGAGCTGCTCGACGCGGTCGAGCTGCCGGAGTCGGTGTTGCGGCGCTATGGACACGAACTGTCCGGTGGCCAACGACAGCGGGTCAGCCTGGCTCGAGCCTTGGTGCTGCGGCCGAGACTGCTGATCGCGGACGAACCGACGAGCGCGCTGGACGTGTCCGTGCAGGCTGCCGTGCTGGATGTGCTCGCCAAGCTGCATGACGAACTTTCCTTTGCCTGCCTGTTCATCAGCCACGATCTCGCGGTCGTCGACCGGATCTGCGACCGAGTCGCGGTGCTGCGGGCCGGAAAGTTGGTCGAGCAGGGGCCGGGTGGGAACGTGCTGTCGTCACCAGAGCATCCGTACACGCGTGCCCTGCTGTTGTCGTCGCCAGTGCCCGATCCGGCGGCGCAACGCGAGCGCCGGCGGCGCCGGCTGGCCGAGTCGACTCCGGCGGCATGA
- a CDS encoding ROK family protein produces the protein MTELWAGIDIGGSKTLALLCDAAGSVVAEATAPTAARAGGSAILATAAALVRELSAGAAGRLVGAGVGAAGVISTDGHVLASSNTFAGWIGTDIAGGLAGRLGLPVAAENDARAFLRGEVAEIGGVEHALGVIIGTGVGGALLVDGRILRGGGATGAGEIGHVGNYGDEPCSCGRRGHLEAYVSGKSISRRHEAATGVRLAAEEVAAIGDPVGVFADAGRVLGQSVAYAAGLLGVELVLLGGGVMGSWWLMEAAVVEVLERQRLLSGGAVKVERSRLGRRAVAVGAAELARNPGNGRNIRS, from the coding sequence ATGACCGAGCTGTGGGCCGGAATCGACATCGGTGGCAGCAAAACTCTCGCACTCCTGTGTGACGCCGCTGGCTCCGTCGTCGCCGAGGCGACGGCGCCGACAGCGGCTCGCGCCGGCGGATCGGCCATTCTGGCGACTGCGGCCGCGCTGGTGCGGGAGCTGTCGGCCGGAGCGGCGGGCCGCCTCGTTGGTGCCGGCGTTGGAGCTGCTGGCGTTATCAGCACTGACGGACATGTGCTCGCCAGCAGCAACACTTTTGCCGGCTGGATCGGGACCGACATCGCTGGAGGACTCGCCGGCCGGCTTGGCCTACCAGTTGCCGCCGAAAACGACGCACGCGCGTTTTTGCGAGGCGAGGTCGCGGAGATCGGCGGCGTTGAGCATGCTCTCGGCGTGATTATTGGGACCGGCGTTGGTGGAGCGCTGTTGGTCGACGGTCGGATTCTGCGCGGCGGTGGTGCGACCGGGGCTGGGGAGATTGGTCATGTGGGCAATTACGGGGATGAGCCGTGTTCGTGTGGCCGGCGCGGTCACCTGGAGGCGTACGTGTCGGGGAAGTCAATATCTCGGCGGCATGAGGCTGCGACCGGGGTGCGACTGGCGGCTGAGGAGGTGGCGGCGATCGGTGACCCTGTCGGCGTTTTTGCCGACGCTGGACGGGTTTTGGGGCAGAGTGTGGCGTATGCGGCTGGGTTGTTGGGGGTTGAGCTGGTGCTTCTCGGCGGTGGAGTGATGGGGTCGTGGTGGTTGATGGAGGCAGCCGTCGTTGAGGTGTTGGAAAGGCAGCGGTTGCTGTCGGGAGGTGCGGTGAAGGTGGAGAGGTCGCGGTTGGGGCGAAGGGCGGTCGCGGTGGGCGCCGCGGAGCTGGCGCGGAATCCTGGCAATGGACGGAATATCCGGTCCTGA
- a CDS encoding MurR/RpiR family transcriptional regulator codes for MPTLPPSERRVAEQILRDLNGIPQVTSEELARRAEVSLTTVTRLCRSLELENYQQLRVALANEAGLNRGRGWEAAQGTDIRPDDSLSDVLTGLLASEVRALEDTATSLDLDTVATVADAIVRARRVEIYGVSGSGSVARDLGRRFQLIGLPAVAQADSHDALASAALLGPDDVAIAISHSGHTRDVVEILTLAGKNAAVTVAISNFPRSPVALAAKHALTTAARDTTFRSGALAGRQAQMFVADLLYLAVAQRTYDATTAAIAATSAAVRRRRASTQKRKD; via the coding sequence ATGCCGACGTTGCCGCCTTCGGAGCGGCGGGTTGCCGAGCAGATCCTGCGGGACCTGAACGGCATTCCGCAGGTCACCAGCGAGGAGCTGGCGCGCCGCGCCGAGGTGTCCCTCACCACCGTCACGCGGTTGTGTCGCTCACTCGAGTTGGAGAACTACCAGCAGCTGCGCGTGGCTTTGGCCAACGAGGCCGGACTCAACCGCGGCCGAGGTTGGGAGGCGGCGCAAGGCACCGACATTCGGCCCGACGACTCATTGTCTGACGTCCTCACCGGCCTGCTTGCTTCCGAGGTGCGCGCTTTGGAGGACACCGCCACCAGCCTCGACCTCGACACCGTGGCAACCGTGGCGGACGCGATCGTCCGAGCGCGCCGGGTCGAGATCTACGGGGTCAGCGGCAGCGGGTCGGTCGCACGAGACCTCGGACGGCGGTTTCAGCTGATCGGACTGCCGGCAGTCGCGCAGGCCGACTCGCACGACGCGCTGGCAAGTGCGGCTCTCCTGGGACCCGATGATGTGGCGATCGCCATCTCGCATTCCGGTCACACTCGCGACGTGGTGGAAATTCTTACCCTGGCAGGCAAAAACGCTGCTGTCACGGTCGCGATCAGCAACTTTCCCCGGTCACCAGTAGCACTCGCCGCCAAACACGCGCTGACCACCGCCGCACGAGACACGACGTTTCGATCAGGTGCCCTGGCCGGCCGGCAGGCGCAGATGTTCGTCGCCGACCTGCTCTACCTGGCGGTTGCCCAGCGGACGTACGACGCGACCACTGCCGCGATCGCGGCGACTTCTGCAGCCGTACGGCGGCGTCGAGCGTCGACTCAGAAGCGAAAAGACTGA
- a CDS encoding aldo/keto reductase, with translation MDHVRLGRTGLKVSRLCLGTMTFGLQCDEPAAVAIMDRAAEAGITFLDTADVYPMGGQLDSVGRTEEIVGRWLEKRRDQFILASKCSHAMGPLPWQRGNSRKHILAAVEGSLRRLRTDYIDLYQLHGPDPDTPIDQTLAALDDLVRSGKVRYVGCSNFAAHQVARALGRSEARGLVSFVSVQPRYNLLFRQFERDLLPMCQEEGLAVLPYNPLAGGMLTGKHRNGTPASGTRFTVDAVREIYRSRYWHDDILATVEEIRTLAAEADLSVTSLAVAWVLANPAVTAAIIGASRADQLTDTVAAGEVVLPEDLKDRLDQVSFAYRFGDAAF, from the coding sequence GTGGACCACGTTCGATTGGGACGCACCGGCCTGAAGGTATCGCGGCTTTGCCTGGGAACGATGACATTCGGCCTACAGTGCGACGAACCGGCCGCGGTCGCCATCATGGACCGCGCAGCCGAGGCCGGGATCACCTTCCTGGACACCGCGGACGTCTATCCGATGGGTGGCCAGCTCGACTCGGTCGGCAGGACCGAGGAAATCGTCGGCCGCTGGCTGGAGAAACGGCGCGACCAGTTCATCCTGGCCAGCAAATGCTCACACGCGATGGGACCGCTGCCGTGGCAACGCGGCAACTCGCGTAAGCACATCCTCGCCGCCGTCGAAGGCTCGCTGCGCCGGCTGCGGACGGACTACATCGATCTTTACCAGCTGCATGGCCCCGATCCGGACACACCGATCGACCAGACCCTTGCCGCGCTCGACGATCTCGTGCGGTCAGGGAAAGTGCGCTATGTGGGTTGCTCGAACTTCGCCGCTCACCAGGTCGCCAGAGCGCTTGGCCGCAGCGAGGCGCGCGGCTTGGTGTCGTTCGTGAGCGTACAACCGCGCTACAACCTGCTTTTCCGGCAGTTCGAGCGAGACCTCCTGCCGATGTGCCAGGAAGAGGGACTTGCCGTGCTTCCATACAACCCGCTGGCCGGTGGGATGCTCACCGGCAAGCACCGCAACGGCACGCCGGCCAGCGGCACGCGTTTCACCGTCGACGCCGTACGTGAGATTTATCGGAGTCGTTACTGGCACGACGACATCTTGGCCACTGTTGAGGAAATCCGTACGTTGGCTGCGGAGGCCGATCTGTCCGTGACCTCGTTGGCGGTTGCCTGGGTGCTGGCCAACCCTGCCGTTACGGCGGCCATTATCGGGGCCAGCAGGGCCGACCAGTTGACGGACACGGTTGCGGCGGGTGAGGTGGTGCTGCCGGAGGACCTGAAGGATCGGTTGGATCAGGTGAGTTTCGCGTATCGGTTCGGCGACGCGGCGTTTTAG
- a CDS encoding HNH endonuclease signature motif containing protein has translation MIEQTEIIDADDGMAWLSALLPAEKTEAIYQLIADVLADRILGDPSNVKIRLDVKVNATTMMGLDNEPGQIVGHGPITAKHAREPGMRPGSEWFRLWTDGPTDTVLDYGRLKYKPDTALADYVRANAPTCIFPCCNRPARSCEPDHTVPFPDGPTSADNLKPLCKYHHEAKTHHGWDVTQVTYAWTSPLGRTYVVSTEDN, from the coding sequence ATGATCGAGCAAACCGAGATCATCGACGCCGACGACGGCATGGCCTGGCTCAGCGCGTTGCTGCCGGCAGAAAAGACCGAGGCGATCTACCAGCTCATCGCCGACGTGCTCGCTGACCGCATCCTCGGCGACCCCAGCAACGTCAAAATTCGGCTCGACGTCAAGGTAAACGCCACGACCATGATGGGCCTGGACAACGAGCCTGGCCAGATAGTCGGCCACGGGCCGATCACCGCCAAGCACGCGCGTGAGCCGGGCATGCGGCCCGGCAGCGAATGGTTCCGGCTCTGGACCGACGGCCCCACCGACACCGTCCTGGACTACGGCCGGCTCAAATACAAGCCAGACACCGCGCTCGCCGACTACGTCCGAGCCAACGCTCCCACCTGCATCTTCCCGTGCTGCAACCGGCCAGCCAGGAGCTGCGAGCCCGACCACACCGTGCCCTTCCCGGACGGCCCGACCTCGGCCGACAATCTCAAGCCCCTCTGTAAGTATCACCATGAAGCCAAAACGCACCACGGCTGGGACGTCACGCAAGTGACGTACGCCTGGACCTCGCCGCTCGGGCGAACGTACGTCGTCTCCACGGAGGACAACTGA
- a CDS encoding NADPH-dependent FMN reductase, with product MTRIAIVLGSTRPGRRAEIVARWVAEVAKRHHDAEFELVDIGAYGLPMLDEPAPAMTGDYRNEHTKRWAAAIDGFDGYVFVTPEYNHSFPAALKNAIDFLYAEWNDKAAGFVGYGAYGGMRAVEQLRLILAEMKVATVRTQVALSKHTDRDLFVDPENWRPSGDRDLTEMLDQLIAWSNALRTLQPVSAAARG from the coding sequence ATGACACGCATAGCGATCGTGCTCGGCAGTACGCGACCGGGCCGCCGCGCGGAGATCGTGGCGCGCTGGGTCGCCGAGGTGGCCAAGCGGCACCACGACGCGGAGTTCGAACTGGTCGACATCGGCGCGTACGGCCTGCCGATGCTCGACGAGCCGGCGCCGGCGATGACCGGCGACTATCGCAACGAGCACACCAAGCGGTGGGCCGCGGCGATCGACGGCTTCGACGGATACGTCTTCGTGACGCCGGAATACAACCACTCGTTTCCGGCCGCACTGAAGAACGCGATCGACTTCCTGTACGCCGAGTGGAACGACAAGGCGGCCGGCTTCGTCGGCTATGGCGCCTACGGCGGCATGCGCGCGGTCGAGCAGTTGCGGCTGATCCTGGCCGAGATGAAGGTCGCGACGGTACGCACCCAGGTCGCGCTGTCCAAGCACACCGACCGGGATCTGTTCGTAGATCCGGAAAACTGGCGGCCCAGCGGCGACAGGGATCTGACCGAGATGCTCGACCAGCTCATCGCCTGGTCAAACGCGCTCAGGACACTGCAGCCGGTTTCCGCAGCGGCGCGCGGCTGA
- a CDS encoding flavin-containing monooxygenase yields the protein MSVEHVDVLIVGAGLSGIGAASHLQDECPGRTFTILEARDAIGGTWDLFRYPGVRSDSDMFTLGYSFRPWKQAKSIADGPSIRSYVRATAAERGITEKIRFHHKVVRADWSSADARWLVDAERTDTGEVVRLSCDFLFSCSGYYNYDQGYTPDFPGVDDFAGEIVHPQFWPEDLDYTGKRVVVIGSGATAVTLVPSMAEKAAKVTMLQRSPSYLLTLPSTDWLADKIIGRLPDSFVYPAVRWQNVAKAMLAYNVSQRAPEFAKKLLRKGVVAQLPDGFDVDKHFSPAYKPWDQRMCFVPDGDFFRAVRDGKADIATDTIDTFTRTGIRLSSGEELPADIVVTATGLNLLGIGGVQLTLDGEPVELGKTIAYKGMMLSGVPNFALTVGYTNASWTLKADLVAHYVCRLLNHLDRHGYRVCTPRAPATDELVPLIDLKSGYVKRSAHLLPKQGPVAPWRLYQNYVRDRIMLRHGSLADAGMRFSRAPLRKPAAVS from the coding sequence ATGTCGGTCGAACACGTGGATGTGCTGATCGTCGGTGCGGGTTTGTCCGGGATCGGAGCCGCCAGCCACCTCCAGGACGAATGTCCCGGCCGGACGTTCACGATCCTGGAGGCGCGCGACGCGATCGGCGGGACGTGGGACCTGTTCCGCTATCCGGGCGTACGGTCCGACTCCGACATGTTCACCCTCGGCTATTCGTTCCGGCCGTGGAAGCAGGCGAAGTCCATCGCCGACGGACCGTCGATCCGATCGTACGTGCGCGCCACCGCGGCCGAGCGCGGCATCACCGAGAAGATCCGCTTTCACCACAAGGTCGTCCGGGCCGACTGGTCGTCGGCCGACGCTCGCTGGCTGGTCGACGCCGAGCGTACGGACACCGGCGAGGTCGTGCGGCTCAGCTGTGACTTCCTGTTTTCCTGCTCCGGCTACTACAACTACGACCAGGGCTACACGCCCGACTTTCCCGGCGTCGACGACTTCGCCGGCGAGATCGTGCATCCGCAATTCTGGCCGGAGGATCTGGACTACACCGGCAAGCGGGTCGTGGTGATCGGCAGCGGCGCCACCGCGGTGACGCTGGTGCCGTCGATGGCCGAGAAAGCCGCGAAAGTCACGATGTTGCAGCGCTCGCCGTCGTATCTGCTGACGCTGCCGTCGACCGACTGGCTGGCTGACAAGATCATCGGCCGGCTGCCGGACAGCTTCGTCTATCCGGCCGTACGCTGGCAGAACGTGGCGAAGGCGATGCTCGCGTACAACGTCAGCCAGCGCGCGCCGGAGTTCGCGAAGAAGCTGTTGCGCAAGGGCGTCGTCGCGCAACTGCCGGACGGTTTCGACGTCGACAAACACTTCTCGCCGGCATACAAGCCGTGGGACCAGCGGATGTGTTTCGTGCCGGACGGCGACTTCTTCCGGGCCGTACGCGACGGCAAGGCCGACATCGCCACCGACACGATCGACACGTTCACCAGGACCGGCATCCGGTTGAGCAGTGGGGAGGAGCTGCCGGCCGACATCGTGGTGACCGCCACCGGTCTCAACCTGCTCGGCATCGGCGGCGTACAGCTGACGCTCGACGGCGAGCCGGTGGAGCTCGGCAAAACCATTGCGTACAAAGGGATGATGCTTTCCGGCGTGCCGAACTTCGCGCTCACCGTCGGCTATACCAACGCGTCGTGGACGTTGAAGGCCGACCTGGTCGCGCACTATGTGTGCCGGCTGCTCAACCACCTGGACCGACACGGATATCGCGTTTGTACGCCGCGCGCGCCGGCGACCGATGAGCTGGTGCCGCTGATCGACCTGAAGTCCGGCTATGTGAAGCGGAGCGCGCACCTGCTGCCGAAGCAGGGGCCGGTCGCTCCTTGGCGGCTCTATCAGAACTACGTACGCGACCGGATCATGCTTCGACACGGTTCGCTGGCCGACGCGGGGATGCGTTTCAGCCGCGCGCCGCTGCGGAAACCGGCTGCAGTGTCCTGA
- a CDS encoding MFS transporter, giving the protein MSTVTEATGTASRLAFRRWLTGNQLAALPPAMAPLAFSLATVTMAGGSRVGAAMVMAMTGCQVVFAVPLGRLGDRIGAGRFLRWILVLRAVVIAVLAVAIVLRTGPVVVIVIAAFGGLANGAISGALRSQLSDLVPTSRMARAVALAATANELVFVAGPVLAAVLAAAVPVLGVAVMAAASLFSAALVPLAGAPRPRSKAHDRTPIERIFLLWMAFAVAASLAVALVEVGAVTLTLRLGLAPAYAVVFTVALCVSSVTGGALITWHGRPIRPWLVLAMIGATFAGVVAVGLAPAVWVAVVGAVLIGLCLAPLATYYSLRAEEALPVHRRAEGFSWLRTMTGLGVAIASLLISVLPFAVAGVVVAVAVTTVFVTFIPFVRRRSLEPGSSIRPAP; this is encoded by the coding sequence ATGTCCACCGTCACCGAAGCCACCGGCACGGCGTCGCGGCTGGCGTTCCGGCGGTGGCTGACCGGAAACCAGCTCGCCGCGCTGCCGCCGGCGATGGCGCCGCTCGCGTTTTCGCTGGCCACGGTGACGATGGCCGGCGGGTCGCGGGTCGGTGCCGCGATGGTGATGGCGATGACCGGCTGTCAGGTGGTCTTCGCCGTGCCACTCGGCCGGCTCGGTGACCGGATCGGCGCTGGCCGCTTCCTGCGCTGGATCCTGGTGCTGCGCGCGGTCGTCATCGCGGTTTTGGCTGTGGCGATCGTCCTGCGTACGGGTCCGGTCGTGGTGATTGTGATCGCGGCTTTTGGCGGCCTGGCCAACGGCGCGATCTCCGGCGCACTTCGGTCGCAGCTCAGCGATCTCGTGCCGACGAGCCGGATGGCCAGGGCCGTGGCGCTCGCCGCGACCGCCAACGAGCTGGTCTTCGTGGCCGGTCCGGTGCTCGCCGCGGTGTTGGCCGCCGCGGTGCCGGTCCTCGGCGTCGCCGTGATGGCGGCGGCGTCATTGTTCTCCGCGGCGTTGGTGCCGCTGGCCGGCGCGCCGCGACCGCGGTCGAAGGCGCACGACCGTACGCCCATCGAGCGGATTTTCCTGCTGTGGATGGCGTTCGCGGTCGCCGCCAGCCTGGCCGTCGCGCTGGTCGAGGTCGGTGCGGTGACCCTCACACTGCGGCTGGGGTTGGCTCCGGCGTACGCGGTCGTCTTCACGGTCGCGTTGTGCGTGTCGTCGGTGACCGGTGGCGCGCTGATCACCTGGCACGGCAGGCCGATCCGGCCGTGGCTCGTACTGGCCATGATTGGCGCGACGTTCGCCGGAGTCGTCGCGGTCGGCCTCGCGCCAGCGGTGTGGGTCGCTGTCGTCGGCGCCGTCCTGATCGGACTTTGCCTGGCTCCGCTGGCGACGTATTACTCGCTGCGCGCCGAGGAGGCGCTGCCGGTGCACCGCCGTGCGGAAGGCTTCTCGTGGCTGCGGACGATGACCGGACTCGGCGTCGCTATCGCGTCGCTGCTGATCTCCGTGCTGCCGTTCGCGGTCGCCGGCGTGGTCGTCGCGGTCGCGGTCACCACGGTTTTTGTGACCTTCATCCCATTTGTACGCAGGCGCTCTCTAGAACCCGGCTCTAGTATTCGGCCCGCGCCGTAG
- a CDS encoding sigma-54-dependent Fis family transcriptional regulator: MEDARNTLEVVAPDDPALARARLRFLTAEPFERSRVRLPILASWNRSVEFRVPADRLAVPYVRDKDVDTPLVRAAEPVLERLAEQLDGQPISIILTDPTGIVLTQRTGDPDLHRHLERVELVPGFSYGEKFVGTNGIGTALEDGQPTHVFGHEHYAENLENLACAGAPITHPISGKVIGAVDLTCWSRDAGPLMVALAKTTAEQIRQAVRSNTRELALFEAYLRTCRRTTGIVMAFNEEVVMANDAARRLLAPADQSMLLGQVTHALSDRRPAVSVVALPTGGRVRLQTRPVPGPRYDEVAGVVVSAKLVETDEERTESPAVQLPVFLPGVVGSAPQWLRCCHDVDASYGRGEWLVLAGEAGVGKYTLARCVHQRRSPTGRMHTLDALDADFGECVRRDLLDDPVDALVIRHVDRLSAGATASLVSLLRKVDGSGTWIAVTMSDDTDSLSELISLFPRTVRVPPLRRHVEDMTQLIPLFLNRLSPRGQLRCSPAAMHLLMRANWDGNATELHQVLKQVAQHRRTGIIRPADLPTEYRTVNRRQLNRIESMERDAIVDSLDDAGGNKVRAAQLLGMSRATLYRKIHEYGIVTPDR; encoded by the coding sequence TGGAACCGGTCGGTCGAGTTCCGCGTGCCGGCCGACCGGCTGGCCGTGCCGTACGTCCGCGACAAGGACGTCGACACCCCGCTGGTCAGGGCCGCCGAGCCGGTGCTGGAGCGGCTCGCCGAGCAGCTGGACGGCCAGCCGATCAGCATCATCCTGACCGACCCGACCGGCATCGTGCTGACGCAGCGCACCGGCGATCCGGACCTGCACCGGCATCTGGAGCGGGTCGAGCTGGTGCCGGGTTTCAGCTACGGCGAGAAGTTCGTCGGCACCAACGGGATCGGCACCGCGTTGGAGGATGGCCAGCCGACCCATGTCTTCGGCCACGAGCATTATGCGGAAAACCTGGAGAACCTGGCCTGTGCCGGGGCGCCGATCACGCATCCGATCTCCGGCAAGGTGATCGGCGCGGTCGACCTGACCTGCTGGAGCCGGGACGCCGGTCCGCTGATGGTGGCGCTGGCCAAGACCACCGCTGAGCAGATCCGCCAGGCCGTCCGCAGCAACACCCGCGAGCTCGCGCTTTTCGAGGCATACCTGCGCACCTGCCGGCGTACGACCGGGATCGTGATGGCCTTCAACGAGGAAGTCGTGATGGCCAACGACGCCGCGCGCCGGCTGCTCGCGCCGGCCGACCAGTCGATGCTGCTCGGCCAGGTCACCCACGCGCTGAGCGACCGGCGGCCGGCGGTCAGCGTGGTCGCGCTGCCGACCGGCGGCCGCGTACGCCTGCAGACCCGACCGGTGCCGGGGCCGCGCTACGACGAGGTCGCCGGTGTGGTCGTCAGCGCGAAGCTGGTCGAGACCGACGAGGAGCGTACCGAGTCGCCGGCGGTGCAGCTGCCGGTCTTCCTGCCAGGCGTGGTCGGCTCCGCGCCGCAGTGGCTGCGCTGTTGTCACGACGTCGACGCGTCGTACGGGCGCGGCGAGTGGCTGGTGTTGGCGGGGGAGGCGGGTGTTGGCAAATACACGCTGGCTCGCTGCGTCCACCAGCGCCGGTCGCCGACCGGCCGCATGCACACGCTCGACGCGCTGGACGCCGACTTCGGCGAGTGCGTACGCCGTGACCTGCTCGACGATCCGGTGGACGCGCTGGTGATCCGGCACGTGGACCGGTTGTCCGCCGGCGCGACAGCGTCTTTGGTGAGTCTGCTGCGCAAAGTCGACGGCTCCGGCACCTGGATCGCGGTCACGATGTCCGACGACACCGACAGCTTGTCCGAGCTCATCTCGCTCTTTCCGCGTACGGTCCGGGTGCCGCCGCTGCGCCGCCACGTCGAGGACATGACGCAGCTGATCCCGCTGTTCCTCAACCGGCTCTCGCCGCGCGGCCAGCTGCGTTGTTCGCCGGCCGCGATGCACCTGCTGATGCGCGCCAACTGGGACGGCAACGCGACCGAGCTCCACCAGGTGTTGAAGCAGGTCGCCCAGCACCGGCGCACCGGCATCATCCGGCCGGCGGACCTGCCGACCGAATACCGTACGGTCAATCGCCGGCAGCTCAACCGGATCGAGTCGATGGAGCGCGACGCGATCGTCGACAGCCTCGACGACGCCGGCGGCAACAAGGTGCGGGCGGCGCAGCTGCTCGGCATGTCGCGCGCGACGCTCTACCGGAAGATCCACGAGTACGGCATCGTCACGCCGGACAGGTAA